A region from the Pelobates fuscus isolate aPelFus1 chromosome 3, aPelFus1.pri, whole genome shotgun sequence genome encodes:
- the LOC134603329 gene encoding histone H3 yields the protein MARTKQTARKSTGGKAPRKQLATKAARKSAPATGGVKKPHRYRPGTVALREIRRYQKSTELLIRKLPFQRLVREIAQDFKTDLRFQSSAVMALQEASEAYLVGLFEDTNLCAIHAKRVTIMPKDIQLARRIRGERA from the coding sequence ATGGCCAGAACTAAGCAGACCGCCCGTAAATCCACCGGAGGCAAGGCTCCCCGCAAGCAGCTAGCCACCAAAGCTGCCAGGAAGAGCGCTCCAGCTACCGGCGGAGTGAAGAAGCCTCACCGTTACCGGCCGGGAACTGTGGCTCTCCGGGAGATCCGCCGTTATCAGAAATCCACTGAGCTGCTCATCCGCAAGCTGCCCTTCCAGCGTCTTGTCCGTGAGATCGCTCAGGATTTCAAGACTGATCTGCGCTTCCAGAGCTCTGCCGTCATGGCTCTGCAAGAggctagcgaggcttacctggtGGGTCTCTTTGAGGATACCAACCTGTGCGCCATCCACGCCAAGAGGGTCACCATCATGCCCAAAGACATCCAGCTGGCCCGTAGGATCCGAGGAGAGAGAGCTTAA
- the LOC134601269 gene encoding histone H1-like: MAETAPVAAPAVEIDSKKKQPKKASSAKKAAKPSGPSVSELLVKAVSASKERSGVSLAALKKALTAAGYDVEKNNSRLKLALKGLVTKETLVQVKGSGASGSFKLNKKQAESKDKAAKPKKAPAKVKKPAPKKASKSPAKAKKVAAKSPKKAKKPAASAKKATKSPKKVKAAKPKKAVKSPAKKAAKSPGKKAAKPKAAKSPAKAKKAAPKKK, encoded by the coding sequence ATGGCTGAAACTGCTCCCGTTGCCGCTCCTGCGGTTGAAATCGACTCCAAGAAGAAGCAGCCCAAGAAAGCATCCAGCGCCAAGAAAGCCGCCAAGCCGTCCGGTCCCAGCGTGTCCGAACTCCTTGTTAAAGCTGTGTCCGCCTCTAAAGAGCGCAGCGGGGTGTCCCTGGCAGCCCTGAAGAAGGCTTTGACCGCCGCTGGTTACGATGTGGAGAAGAATAACAGCCGCCTCAAGCTGGCTCTCAAGGGCTTGGTGACTAAAGAGACTCTCGTCCAGGTCAAAGGTAGCGGAGCCTCCGGCTCCTTCAAGCTCAACAAGAAGCAGGCGGAGAGCAAAGACAAGGCTGCAAAACCCAAGAAGGCACCGGCTAAAGTCAAGAAGCCCGCCCCAAAGAAAGCCTCAAAGTCTCCGGCTAAAGCCAAGAAGGTAGCCGCGAAGAGCCCGAAGAAGGCCAAGAAGCCGGCAGCCTCCGCTAAAAAAGCCACCAAGAGCCCCAAGAAAGTCAAAGCCGCCAAGCCCAAGAAGGCAGTAAAGAGTCCGGCTAAAAAAGCAGCAAAGAGCCCGGGTAAAAAGGCAGCCAAGCCCAAAGCCGCCAAGAGTCCAGCAAAGGCTAAAAAGGCAGCTCCCAAGAAGAAATAA